A region of the Nocardia nova SH22a genome:
GCGGACCGGTCGCCGCCGGGCCGGGGGGCCCTGGCGGCGACACGGTTCGCGATCAGGTCCAATCGTCGGCGACGGTCATTCATCCACGGTCCCCGGATGCTGAAGTTCCGCGGACGCCTCGACGAACTCGGCGTCCGACATGGTGACGACCTCGACATAGATCTCGGCCACGACCTCCAGACGCGCCGGATCCTCCGAACGTTCACACATCCGCTCGGCGAGTCCTCGGACATTTCGCCCGACGAACAGATCACCGACCGTGATGTCGGTCGTATCCAGACCCTCCATGATGCGCGCGACGGCGGTGGTGCCACGGACGGAATCGCCTCCGATGACGAAGAAGTCGTCATCGAGTCCGACCCGCTCGACATCGAGGACCTCGCCGACGATCAACCCCAGGGCACGTTCCAACGAGGTTCGCGGCGCGACGTAGGTGCGCGCGGAATCCTCTGCCGCGACCGCGGCCAGGATGGCACGGTGGTCGATCTTGCCGTTACCGGTGAGCGGCAGTTCCCGGCGTACGAGTATCTTCTCGGGAACCATGTAGCTCGGCAGCCGGTCGAGCAGGACCGCGCGCGCCCGCGCCGCCAGAGACTCGGAATCCGTGTCGTCCGCGGTCGTCGCCATCGCCACCAAACGTGTCGCACCACCGCGCTGTTCGGCGACCACGACGGCATCGGTGGCGCCCTCCACCGCGCGCAGGGCGTTTTCGATCTCACCGGGCTCGATCCGATAGCCGCGCAGCTTGACCTGGCCGTCGATCCGCCCGAGGAACTCGATCCGGCCGTCGTCGCGATACCGCACCAGATCTCCGGTCCGGTACCAGCGCGTGCCGTCCCGATCGACGAATCGATCCGCGGTCTTCTCGGCATCGATCGTCAGCACTCCACCGGATCCCGGATCGGCCAGATAGCCCTGCGCCAATCCGGCGCCCCCGATCCACAATTCGCCGGGCACCCAGTCGGGGCAGTCGAGTCCGCTGTCCCTGGCGACGACGCGCGCCCCGACTCCGGCCAGCGGAGTGCCGAAGGGCACGGTGGTCCAGTCCGACGGGATGTCACGCGGGACGACGCAGACGGTGTGGTGAATGGACGCCTCGGTACATCCGCCGAGGCCGGCGAAGACGACCTCCGGTGCGGCGGAATCGAAGACCCGGCGCGGCAGATCGACGCCGACCCGGTCGCCGCCCACCACGACCGTGCGGACCGACCGCAGCGCGTCGCCGCCCTGTGCGGCGGTGAGAATCATGTCCAGAATGCCTGGTACGCAATACAATTGCGTCACTCCGAAACGTTCGATCAGCTCGGCGATCCGATGCCCGTCACGGCGCACCTGCTCATCGATGGCGACGACACTGCCGCCGACCTCGAACAGCCCGAACATGTCCTGGATGGACAGGTCGAATTCGAGCGCCGACAACGCGATCGAGCGATCCTCGGCGCGCACGTCGAACAGTTCCCGGCACCGCCGCACGGTGTTCATCACCGCCCGGTGCGAGACCGCGACGCCCTTGGGCACGCCGGTCGAGCCGGAAGTGAACAGCACGTACGCGATTCGGGTGTCGTCGCCGAGATGGGGCGCCACCTCGTCGGGCTCATGGGCGAGTGCCTCGTCGAGGGCGAGCGCGGGAACCGATCGAACCCCGTCGGAAACCTCCGTCACCTCGGGGTCGTCCACCACGGCCACCCGCACCCCGGCGATCCGCACCATCTCGGCTCTGCGCGCATCGGGCTGATCCATTCCGATCGGCAGGTAGACCGCCCCGGCCGCCAATGCGCCGAGCACCGCGACGATCTGGCGCGGTCCCTTGCGCACCTGGACGGACACGACATCGCCCGGCCGCACGCCCCGCGCCCGCAGTGCCGTCGCGACCTTCGCCGCGCGTGCGGCGAGTTCGCCGTAGCTCAGGTCGAACTCGCCGTCGTCCCCGGCGTAGCAGACCGCCACCGCACCGGGGTTCGTCCGCGCGAGTTCGAAGAACCGGGTGTGCAGCAGCCCGGGCGCCTCGGAGTCCGTCGGGGGCGCAAGGAAATTCGCCGATTCGCGACGGCGCGCCTGTGCTGCCGGAAGTTCCCGGTCACACGGCCGGTCCCAGGCCGCCGCATCGGCGAGCAGCCGGTCGAGCGCGGCACTGTAGCGGGCGAACATCTCGTCGATGACGCCCGGATGGAACGCGTGTTCGCGCACATCCCAGTTGACGAGCAGACCGCCTCGCAACTCGACCACCTGCGCGTCGAGGACGACCTGCGGTCCCTGGGAGACGATCCAGACGGGATCGCCGAAATCCTCCAGCACTCGCTCGGCGAACAACTCACCGAGATCGAGTCCGCTGGTGTACACGATCGGCGCCAGGACCGCCTCGCCGCGGTATCTGCCCAGGTCCCGGATGACATCGAGGCCCGGATACGCCGAATGCAGGGCGCTCGCGTGCAACTGCTGCTGCAGCCGCTTGGCGAGATCGAGGAAGCTGGCGGAATCGGTGGTGTCGACCGACACCATGACCGAGCTGCTGAAGTCGCCCACGAGCAACGCGACGTCCTCGTGCACCGGCTCCCGGTTGAACAGCGGAAGATTCAGCAGGAACTTCTGGCCCGAGGACCAGCGGCCGATCACCTCGGAGAAGACAGCGGCCAGGACCACGGCCGGAGTGACGCCGCGCTCGTGCGACCAGTGCAGCAGCGCCGCCTTCTGCTCGGGGGAGGCATAGTAGTTGCGGCGGGTGGTCAGATACGGATCGACGCGCTGTGCCTCGGGCACGAGAGGCAGCTCCGGCGGATCCGGGAGATCGCCGAGATGGTCACGCCACCATTGCTGTTCGCGCTCGCGCTCGGCCGCGGTCGTCTCGGCCTTCGTCGCGAGATAGTCGCGGTACCCGTACCGGATCGGCGCCAGCTCGGCCGACTCACCACGGTAGAAACGGGACAGGTCCGACATCAGCGTTCGGTAGCTCATGGCGTCGGCGGCGAGCATGTCGACATCGACGTGCAGGCGCGTCCGGTTGTCCGGCAGCAGTGTGAGTGTCACATCGAAGACCTGTCCGGCGCCCACGTCGAGCAGCTGATGGGATTTGATGTGCCTGATCCGGTCGAGTTCGGTATCGGGATCCGCGATCTCACGCAGGTCGTTGACCGACCAGACCGGTACGAGCGGCTCCGCCGGGACGATCTGCTGCCCGCTTTCCAGGAATCGCGCGCGGAGCATGTCGTGCCGGGCGACGAGTTCGCCGACCGCGCCGCGCAGCCGCTCGGGATCGACGGCGCCCCCGTCGAATTCGGCGTACAGGTGCGCGGCGACACCGCCCAGGGACTGCTCGGATCGGCGGCCGATCCAATAGGCGTGCTGCATCGTCGCCAGGCCGAACGGCGCCTCGGGATCGCTGTCGGTGAGCGCCGATTCCGTCGTTCGAGCCGTTCGCCCGCGCTCCGCGAGCAGGCGTAGCCACGCGCGGATCGTGGGCTCCACCGCCAACTCCGCGAAGTTCACGTCGATGCCTTCGCTCCGCCACAACGACGCGATATGGATCATCCCGAGCGAGTTCAGGCCACATTCGATCAGATCGTCGTCCAGGCCGATCTCCGACATGTCGTCGATGACGTGTTCGGCGAGGAGAGCGCGTACCTCCGCCTCGGTGGGTGCCTCCGCCGAAGCGGTTGCATCAGGGGCGAACACCATTGTGGAACCTCCGTAACCTGGCGGGGCACACCCGCCCTCGGGTCTTTTCAGCTGCGCGGCCCGGCCGGATCTCCGGCGGCCGATATGCGTGATGCGATGGATGTCGTGGGGTCGGTGTCAGAGGAACAGGAAGCGACTGTCGGACCGGGCGAGTGGCCTCCGATCGACCGAGGCGCCCTGCGGCGTATCGGGATCCGGATACCGGCTCGGAGGAACCGCGAATATCTCGGCGCCGTTGGACAATTCGTCCGCCAGTTCGCTGAGCGCCTCGGCGCGGGCGCCGGGATAGGCCAGTCGCAACGGCACACCGGGTGGATACGCGACGAGGAATCCATCGGAATCGGCTTCGGCCGCCGTGGAAGTGCGTGCTGCCGCCGGCGCCGCGGGCACGTCCATCGACGACAACGCCTCGATCAGCCGGTCGATCGAATCCTCGCTCACGCCGATGGTGACGCTCGCGACCAGCCGGTCGCCCTGTACACGCGGTATATGGATACCGTGCGCACTCCAGAGCTCTTCTCGGACGGCGACGGCGTCCCCACCGGGAGGTATCCGGATGTGCGCGCGCATGGCATCCGGCCGATACGGTGCTGTCGCATCGGGCGCCAGCACCTCGAATCGCCCGGCGGTTCGCGCCGTGAGACGTGTGGACAGCTCTCGGATCAATGCCAGCGACCGTCGTACCGACGATTCGCCGTCGCATACCGCGTGTGCGCGAGCGATATCGAGCGACGCGAGGATCGGCCACGACGGGGAGGTGGTGTGGTGCCGGAAGATACTCGAGCGCAACCGTTCCCCGAGCCGGACATCGTGTCGTGCGTCGACGTGCACGTAGGCGCCCTGCCGGAGGGCGAGCATCGTCTTGTGCGCCGACTGGGTGACGATGATCGGATTGTCGTGCCCGCGTTCGCGCAACGAGGGCAGTGCCGCCAGTGGTCCGGGATGCCTGCTCGCCTCCGCGAAACCGTGTATCGCACACCACGCGTCGTCCAGAACGAAGCGAACTCCGGGATCGGCCGCAGACAGTTCCGACAGCACGGCCGAGCAGTCGAGGCGCTGCCCGTCGTAGCTCGACACGGACAGTGCGACCAGATCGAACGGGCGGCCGCTTTCGCGTGCGGCCAGGAGCATCGCGGCGCCGCCGGTCACGTCCATGACCCCGTTCACCTCGGGTAGGACATCGACCGATGCGGTCCGATCGTCGATCGCGAAGTGCACCGATTGATGCGCGCGGGCATCCACCAGCGCGCGTCCGCCGTGCGGCAGCGCCGCGGCGATCGCGATGGTGTTCGCCATCGTGCAGCCGCCGGTGACGAAGTGCGTGGACTGAACACCGAATGCCGCGGCCGCCAGCGACTGAGCCTGCGCGAGCGCTCCGCGCGGATGGTGGAACGAGTCGATCGCGTAACTGCCGACGGACTGATCCCCGTCGCGCAGGCGATCGCCGAAGAGCTGGTCCTGCGCCGCGCGAATTCCCTT
Encoded here:
- a CDS encoding non-ribosomal peptide synthetase — translated: MVFAPDATASAEAPTEAEVRALLAEHVIDDMSEIGLDDDLIECGLNSLGMIHIASLWRSEGIDVNFAELAVEPTIRAWLRLLAERGRTARTTESALTDSDPEAPFGLATMQHAYWIGRRSEQSLGGVAAHLYAEFDGGAVDPERLRGAVGELVARHDMLRARFLESGQQIVPAEPLVPVWSVNDLREIADPDTELDRIRHIKSHQLLDVGAGQVFDVTLTLLPDNRTRLHVDVDMLAADAMSYRTLMSDLSRFYRGESAELAPIRYGYRDYLATKAETTAAEREREQQWWRDHLGDLPDPPELPLVPEAQRVDPYLTTRRNYYASPEQKAALLHWSHERGVTPAVVLAAVFSEVIGRWSSGQKFLLNLPLFNREPVHEDVALLVGDFSSSVMVSVDTTDSASFLDLAKRLQQQLHASALHSAYPGLDVIRDLGRYRGEAVLAPIVYTSGLDLGELFAERVLEDFGDPVWIVSQGPQVVLDAQVVELRGGLLVNWDVREHAFHPGVIDEMFARYSAALDRLLADAAAWDRPCDRELPAAQARRRESANFLAPPTDSEAPGLLHTRFFELARTNPGAVAVCYAGDDGEFDLSYGELAARAAKVATALRARGVRPGDVVSVQVRKGPRQIVAVLGALAAGAVYLPIGMDQPDARRAEMVRIAGVRVAVVDDPEVTEVSDGVRSVPALALDEALAHEPDEVAPHLGDDTRIAYVLFTSGSTGVPKGVAVSHRAVMNTVRRCRELFDVRAEDRSIALSALEFDLSIQDMFGLFEVGGSVVAIDEQVRRDGHRIAELIERFGVTQLYCVPGILDMILTAAQGGDALRSVRTVVVGGDRVGVDLPRRVFDSAAPEVVFAGLGGCTEASIHHTVCVVPRDIPSDWTTVPFGTPLAGVGARVVARDSGLDCPDWVPGELWIGGAGLAQGYLADPGSGGVLTIDAEKTADRFVDRDGTRWYRTGDLVRYRDDGRIEFLGRIDGQVKLRGYRIEPGEIENALRAVEGATDAVVVAEQRGGATRLVAMATTADDTDSESLAARARAVLLDRLPSYMVPEKILVRRELPLTGNGKIDHRAILAAVAAEDSARTYVAPRTSLERALGLIVGEVLDVERVGLDDDFFVIGGDSVRGTTAVARIMEGLDTTDITVGDLFVGRNVRGLAERMCERSEDPARLEVVAEIYVEVVTMSDAEFVEASAELQHPGTVDE